GCGGTCGGCCGTCTCGGTGCCGCCGTCCGGCTGTGATCGCGTCTCGCGTCGTTGCTCGTTGACTTCGTACGCCTGAATTTCACTGGTTCGTTTGTCGACGCGAACGGTATCCCCCGTCACATCCCCCGACACCAACCCCGTTCCGAGACCGAAGCTTGCTTCGATCGACGCGGTGTGCCGGTTACCCGTCGTTGGATCGGCGGTGAACAGGACACCCGACACGTCGGCGTCGATCAGCCGCTGGACGACGACCGAGATCGCGCTCTCCGTGTGAGAGACGTCGTTTCTAGCCCGGTAGGCGATCGCGCGATCGGTGAACAAACTCGCCATACAGTCACGCACACGATCGATGACCGCGTCGCTGGGAACGTTGAGATACGTTTCGTGCTGGCCTGCAAACGACGTCGTCGGACTGTCTTCGGCCGTTGCACTCGAACGGACGGCGTACCGGTTACCGCTCACGTCGGAAAGTGCGTCCGTGATCGCGTCTCGAACGGAGACCGGGAACCGCTGCTCGTGGAGTCGATCGCGGAGAGAAGCTCCCGCCACCTCGATCGCGTCGGTGTCCGTTGGATCGATCGCCGAAAGCTCTCGGATCATCGTTCGCGTTTCCTCGTCGAGCAACTCGCGGTAGGCGACGGTCGTCACACAGAAACCTTCTGGAACCGACAGCCCAGCGTCCACGAGGCGAGTCAACGCAGCGCCCTTTCCACCGAGGAGTGTCCGGTCGGACGTCCGGTCTTCGGCAGCCGACAACGAAACGATGTACGGCATCTCCGCGGGAGCCGCGCTCTCACTCATCGGACTCCACCCATGACGGTGTTTGACTGTCACCTCGATGGACGGACGTCGATCGGACTGCTATCGTGAGCATCGACATTACATGGTGGGTACGACGAACAAACAATTGAATATTGCGAACAAATAACACGAATGTCGGTTTCCATGAGTGTCGTCTGGTCTTGTCGGTCAGTATAAACCGCTCGATCACCAATTGCGGGTATGAGCACCGAGACGACAGCTGACGCCGAGATACCGCAGGCCACGGTAACTGAGTTGGCAAGCGACCTCGGAGAAGCGATCACGCAGCTTCCGACGTACCAGGAGTTCCTCGAGGCCAAAGAGCGCGTCGAAGAGAGCGAAGAGGCCCAACAGAAGGTCCAACGGTTCGAGCAGTTGCGCGAGGAGTTCATGCTCGCACGCCAGACCGGCAACGCCACCAACGAGGATCTCCGGGAGCTACAGGCCGCTCAGGAGGAACTCCACGACGTGCCGGTGATGAGCGAGTTTCTCGAACTGCAATCGGAGCTGGAACTCGAACTTCAGGAACTCAACGAGATGATTTCCGCGCCGCTGGCGGTCGATTTCGGTGAGAAAGCCGGCGGCTGTTGTCAGGACTGACTCACACCGACGGCACGGCGAACGCGTACGTCTGACCGTCGTTCTGACGGGCGGTGTCGAGGACCTGTCCGATGAACCGCGTTTTGCCACGGGAGTACGCCGTCAGATCCTCGTGTTGCTCCATGAG
The sequence above is drawn from the Halocatena salina genome and encodes:
- a CDS encoding YlbF family regulator translates to MSTETTADAEIPQATVTELASDLGEAITQLPTYQEFLEAKERVEESEEAQQKVQRFEQLREEFMLARQTGNATNEDLRELQAAQEELHDVPVMSEFLELQSELELELQELNEMISAPLAVDFGEKAGGCCQD